The Neodiprion virginianus isolate iyNeoVirg1 chromosome 5, iyNeoVirg1.1, whole genome shotgun sequence genome contains a region encoding:
- the LOC124306207 gene encoding serine/threonine-protein kinase ULK3 isoform X3: MEYCDGGDLSKFIKRKHRLPENICRKFLQQLALALKFLRSHNVCHMDLKPQNLLLMNTPKLTLKVGDFGFAQYLANYEHKFAMRGSPLYMAPEILLDHKYDARVDLWSVGIIMYECLFGKAPYSSSSFQELAEKIKDRRPIELPKNSYITPECKDLITSLLKHNPSERITFDEFFAHEFLDLVHAPTKDNYDKAVVLVHKAVQLDREKNQKEAFHHYCDALRYFIPLVTNETDPQRKEALRLRVNDYIKRAEELKSVYADDYVDNTDKTKTVPEVQGALAKKESFDRNSYRKLCSLSKSTAGMCDALEIGEIAEQYLSEGKYEVALEKFKSCLEMLVPLLAKEPPGHRRDLLHKQVQLWMKEGESTKALLGTKNLEPTGTQTTSYLTDHQCTLQ, translated from the exons ATGGAATATTGCGACGGAGGTGACTTGTCGAAATTCATTAAGAGAAAGCACAGATTGCCAGAAAATATTTGTcgcaaatttttacaacaactTGCGTTAGCATTAAAATTTCTACGCAGTCATAACGTTTGTCATATGGATCTCAAACCGCAAAACTTGTTGCTTATGAACACACCGAAACTCACACTAAAAGTTGGAG ACTTTGGTTTTGCTCAGTACTTGGCTAATTATGAACACAAATTTGCCATGCGTGGTTCACCGCTTTACATGGCACCTGAAATCTTGCTAGACCACAAATACGATGCCAGAGTCGATCTCTGGAGCGTCGGTATCATCATGTACGAGTGTCTTTTTGGCAAGGCTCCTTACTCTAGCAGCAGCTTTCAAGAActggctgaaaaaattaaggacaGACGTCCAATTGAG CTCCCTAAAAACTCGTATATAACTCCAGAGTGCAAAGATTTGATAACTTCGCTGTTGAAGCACAATCCTTCGGAGAGAATTACGTTTGACGAGTTCTTTGCCCACGAGTTCTTAGACCTGGTTCACGCACCGACCAAAGACAACTATGACAAAGCTGTTGTGCTTGTACACAAGGCGGTACAGCTGGATAGGGAGAAAAATCAGAAGGAAGCTTTTCACCACTACTGCGACGCTCTCAGATACTTCATACCATTAGTTACCA ATGAGACTGATCCACAAAGGAAAGAGGCTCTGAGGCTTCGTGTTAATGATTATATAAAACGAGCAGAGGAACTGAAAAGCGTTTACGCCGATGACTATGTGGATAATACTGATAAAACAAAGACAGTTCCAGAGGTGCAGGGGGCATTGGCGAAGAAAGAGTCCTTTGACAGAAACAGCTACCGCAAATTAT GTAGCCTGAGCAAAAGTACAGCAGGTATGTGCGATGCCTTAGAAATAGGTGAGATTGCAGAGCAGTATCTCTCTGAAGGGAAGTACGAAGTTGCCCTTGAGAAGTTTAAATCCTGTTTAGAAATGCTGGTGCCTCTTTTAGCTAAGGAACCACCTGGCCACAGAAGAGACCTCCTCCACAAACAG GTTCAACTCTGGATGAAAGAAGGTGAGAGTACCAAGGCTCTTTTGGGTACGAAAAATTTAGAGCCAACTGGAACGCAGACCACCTCGTATTTAACTGATCATCAATGTACCCTGCAGTAA
- the LOC124306207 gene encoding serine/threonine-protein kinase ULK3 isoform X1, giving the protein MSLPTIKDYSLLEKIGSGSYATVYKAFKKGGSKDVVAIKSMDKSTLSKSAIENIITEIRLLKILKHEHIVEMKDFFWDDRYIYIVMEYCDGGDLSKFIKRKHRLPENICRKFLQQLALALKFLRSHNVCHMDLKPQNLLLMNTPKLTLKVGDFGFAQYLANYEHKFAMRGSPLYMAPEILLDHKYDARVDLWSVGIIMYECLFGKAPYSSSSFQELAEKIKDRRPIELPKNSYITPECKDLITSLLKHNPSERITFDEFFAHEFLDLVHAPTKDNYDKAVVLVHKAVQLDREKNQKEAFHHYCDALRYFIPLVTNETDPQRKEALRLRVNDYIKRAEELKSVYADDYVDNTDKTKTVPEVQGALAKKESFDRNSYRKLCSLSKSTAGMCDALEIGEIAEQYLSEGKYEVALEKFKSCLEMLVPLLAKEPPGHRRDLLHKQVQLWMKEGESTKALLGTKNLEPTGTQTTSYLTDHQCTLQ; this is encoded by the exons ATGAGTCTGCCTACCATCAAGGATTACTCGCTCCTCGAGAAGATTGGCTCTGGAAGCTACGCGACTGTTTACAAAGCCTTCAAAAAA GGTGGATCTAAGGATGTGGTCGCAATAAAATCGATGGACAAGTCAACCTTGTCAAAGTCTGCTATAGAGAACATAATCACGGAGATAAGgctattaaaaatattgaaacatgAACACATTGTAGAGATGAAGGACTTCTTTTGGGACGACAG GTACATATACATTGTGATGGAATATTGCGACGGAGGTGACTTGTCGAAATTCATTAAGAGAAAGCACAGATTGCCAGAAAATATTTGTcgcaaatttttacaacaactTGCGTTAGCATTAAAATTTCTACGCAGTCATAACGTTTGTCATATGGATCTCAAACCGCAAAACTTGTTGCTTATGAACACACCGAAACTCACACTAAAAGTTGGAG ACTTTGGTTTTGCTCAGTACTTGGCTAATTATGAACACAAATTTGCCATGCGTGGTTCACCGCTTTACATGGCACCTGAAATCTTGCTAGACCACAAATACGATGCCAGAGTCGATCTCTGGAGCGTCGGTATCATCATGTACGAGTGTCTTTTTGGCAAGGCTCCTTACTCTAGCAGCAGCTTTCAAGAActggctgaaaaaattaaggacaGACGTCCAATTGAG CTCCCTAAAAACTCGTATATAACTCCAGAGTGCAAAGATTTGATAACTTCGCTGTTGAAGCACAATCCTTCGGAGAGAATTACGTTTGACGAGTTCTTTGCCCACGAGTTCTTAGACCTGGTTCACGCACCGACCAAAGACAACTATGACAAAGCTGTTGTGCTTGTACACAAGGCGGTACAGCTGGATAGGGAGAAAAATCAGAAGGAAGCTTTTCACCACTACTGCGACGCTCTCAGATACTTCATACCATTAGTTACCA ATGAGACTGATCCACAAAGGAAAGAGGCTCTGAGGCTTCGTGTTAATGATTATATAAAACGAGCAGAGGAACTGAAAAGCGTTTACGCCGATGACTATGTGGATAATACTGATAAAACAAAGACAGTTCCAGAGGTGCAGGGGGCATTGGCGAAGAAAGAGTCCTTTGACAGAAACAGCTACCGCAAATTAT GTAGCCTGAGCAAAAGTACAGCAGGTATGTGCGATGCCTTAGAAATAGGTGAGATTGCAGAGCAGTATCTCTCTGAAGGGAAGTACGAAGTTGCCCTTGAGAAGTTTAAATCCTGTTTAGAAATGCTGGTGCCTCTTTTAGCTAAGGAACCACCTGGCCACAGAAGAGACCTCCTCCACAAACAG GTTCAACTCTGGATGAAAGAAGGTGAGAGTACCAAGGCTCTTTTGGGTACGAAAAATTTAGAGCCAACTGGAACGCAGACCACCTCGTATTTAACTGATCATCAATGTACCCTGCAGTAA
- the LOC124306207 gene encoding serine/threonine-protein kinase ULK3 isoform X2: protein MDKSTLSKSAIENIITEIRLLKILKHEHIVEMKDFFWDDRYIYIVMEYCDGGDLSKFIKRKHRLPENICRKFLQQLALALKFLRSHNVCHMDLKPQNLLLMNTPKLTLKVGDFGFAQYLANYEHKFAMRGSPLYMAPEILLDHKYDARVDLWSVGIIMYECLFGKAPYSSSSFQELAEKIKDRRPIELPKNSYITPECKDLITSLLKHNPSERITFDEFFAHEFLDLVHAPTKDNYDKAVVLVHKAVQLDREKNQKEAFHHYCDALRYFIPLVTNETDPQRKEALRLRVNDYIKRAEELKSVYADDYVDNTDKTKTVPEVQGALAKKESFDRNSYRKLCSLSKSTAGMCDALEIGEIAEQYLSEGKYEVALEKFKSCLEMLVPLLAKEPPGHRRDLLHKQVQLWMKEGESTKALLGTKNLEPTGTQTTSYLTDHQCTLQ from the exons ATGGACAAGTCAACCTTGTCAAAGTCTGCTATAGAGAACATAATCACGGAGATAAGgctattaaaaatattgaaacatgAACACATTGTAGAGATGAAGGACTTCTTTTGGGACGACAG GTACATATACATTGTGATGGAATATTGCGACGGAGGTGACTTGTCGAAATTCATTAAGAGAAAGCACAGATTGCCAGAAAATATTTGTcgcaaatttttacaacaactTGCGTTAGCATTAAAATTTCTACGCAGTCATAACGTTTGTCATATGGATCTCAAACCGCAAAACTTGTTGCTTATGAACACACCGAAACTCACACTAAAAGTTGGAG ACTTTGGTTTTGCTCAGTACTTGGCTAATTATGAACACAAATTTGCCATGCGTGGTTCACCGCTTTACATGGCACCTGAAATCTTGCTAGACCACAAATACGATGCCAGAGTCGATCTCTGGAGCGTCGGTATCATCATGTACGAGTGTCTTTTTGGCAAGGCTCCTTACTCTAGCAGCAGCTTTCAAGAActggctgaaaaaattaaggacaGACGTCCAATTGAG CTCCCTAAAAACTCGTATATAACTCCAGAGTGCAAAGATTTGATAACTTCGCTGTTGAAGCACAATCCTTCGGAGAGAATTACGTTTGACGAGTTCTTTGCCCACGAGTTCTTAGACCTGGTTCACGCACCGACCAAAGACAACTATGACAAAGCTGTTGTGCTTGTACACAAGGCGGTACAGCTGGATAGGGAGAAAAATCAGAAGGAAGCTTTTCACCACTACTGCGACGCTCTCAGATACTTCATACCATTAGTTACCA ATGAGACTGATCCACAAAGGAAAGAGGCTCTGAGGCTTCGTGTTAATGATTATATAAAACGAGCAGAGGAACTGAAAAGCGTTTACGCCGATGACTATGTGGATAATACTGATAAAACAAAGACAGTTCCAGAGGTGCAGGGGGCATTGGCGAAGAAAGAGTCCTTTGACAGAAACAGCTACCGCAAATTAT GTAGCCTGAGCAAAAGTACAGCAGGTATGTGCGATGCCTTAGAAATAGGTGAGATTGCAGAGCAGTATCTCTCTGAAGGGAAGTACGAAGTTGCCCTTGAGAAGTTTAAATCCTGTTTAGAAATGCTGGTGCCTCTTTTAGCTAAGGAACCACCTGGCCACAGAAGAGACCTCCTCCACAAACAG GTTCAACTCTGGATGAAAGAAGGTGAGAGTACCAAGGCTCTTTTGGGTACGAAAAATTTAGAGCCAACTGGAACGCAGACCACCTCGTATTTAACTGATCATCAATGTACCCTGCAGTAA
- the LOC124306205 gene encoding E3 ubiquitin-protein ligase ariadne-1, with amino-acid sequence MDSEEETPYDDVDSGNESSGDDVDFAMDIESGNPRERATDIDDYPFEVLSTEEIVQHMVDSIKDVNTVVEIPATTTRILLNHFKWDKEKLMERFYDGDQEKLFAEARVINPFRKGPVINRTRSSQISLSRRTSTNGTEECGICFMTLPSSMMTGLECGHRFCTGCWGEYLTTKIMEEGVGQTIACAAHACDILVDDASVMRLVKDSRVKLKYQHLITNSFVECNRLLRWCPSPDCNNAIKVQYVEPKPVTCKCGHTFCFHCGENWHDPVKCHLLRKWIKKCDDDSETSNWIAANTKECPKCNVTIEKDGGCNHMVCKNQNCKADFCWVCLGPWEPHGSSWYNCNRYDEEEAKAARDAQEKSRSALQRYLFYCNRYMNHMQSLKFESKLYASVKEKMEEMQQHNMSWIEVQFLKKAVDILCSCRQTLMYTYVFAYYLRKNNQSVIFEDNQRDLESATECLSEYLERDITSENLADIKQKVQDKYRYCDSRRKVLLEHVHEGYEKEWWDYTE; translated from the exons ATGGATTCTGAGGAAGAGACACCCTATGACGACGTTGATTCGGGGAACGAGTCCAGCGGTGATGACGTCGATTTCGCTATGGACATTGAGTCCGGGAATCCCCGCGAACGAGCTACAGATATTGACGATTATCCTTTCGAAGTTTTATCGACCGAAGAGATCGTTCAGCATATGGTGGACTCGATTAAAGACGTAAACACCGTCGTCGAG ATACCTGCAACCACGACTAGGATTTTACTTAATCATTTTAAATGGGACAAAGAGAAATTAATGGAACGTTTTTATGACGGTGatcaagaaaaattatttgcagaAGCACGCGTTATAAATCCTTTTAGAAAAGGACCCGTCATTAACAGGACCAGATCTTCACAAATATCTCTG TCTCGACGAACTTCTACAAACGGAACGGAAGAGTGTGGCATATGCTTTATGACATTACCATCGTCG ATGATGACTGGGCTGGAATGTGGACATAGATTCTGCACAGGGTGCTGGGGAGAATATCTAACTACAAAAATTATGGAGGAAGGTGTTGGCCAGACAATAGCCTGTGCCGCTCACGCCTGCGACATACTAGTCGACGACGCCAGTGTTATGAGACTTGTCAAAGACTCTAGAGTAAAATTGAAGTATCAGCATCTCATTACGAACAGTTTTGTCGAA TGTAACAGACTGCTGAGGTGGTGCCCGTCACCGGACTGCAATAATGCGATAAAAGTGCAATATGTAGAACCAAAACCAGTGACGTGTAAATGTGGGCACACGTTTTGTTTCCATTGTGGAGAGAACTGGCACGATCCTGTTAAATGTCACTTGTTAAGAAAATGGATTAAGAAGTGCGATGACGATTCTGAAACCTCCAACTGGATTGCGGCAAACACAAAAGAGTGTCCGAAGTGCAACGTCACCATCGAAAAGGATGGAGGTTGTAATCACATGGTGTGCAAAAACCAAAATTGTAAAGCGGACTTTTGCTGGGTCTGCCTTGGACCGTGGGAACCGCACGGTTCCAGCTGGTATAACTGTAACAGATACGACGAGGAGGAAGCCAAAGCAGCTAGAGATGCTCAAGAGAAATCTAGGTCGGCACTACAAAGATATTTATTCTATTGTAATAGATACATGAATCACATGCAGTCGCTCAAGTTTGAGAGCAAATTGTACGCCAGTGTCAAAGAGAAGATGGAGGAGATGCAACAGCATAATATGTCTTGGATAGAG GtacaatttttgaagaaaGCAGTAGATATATTGTGTTCCTGTCGGCAAACTCTCATGTACACATACGTGTTTGCCTATTacttgaggaaaaataatcagtCTGTGATCTTTGAAGATAACCAGAGAGACTTGGAAAGTGCGACCGAGTGTTTGTCTGAATACCTAGAGCGGGATATAACGAGTGAGAATCTGGCCGATATAAAGCAGAAAGTACAAGATAAATACAG ATATTGCGACAGTCGGAGAAAGGTGCTTCTGGAACACGTCCATGAAGGATATGAGAAGGAGTGGTGGGACTATACAG